A region of the Pelecanus crispus isolate bPelCri1 chromosome 1, bPelCri1.pri, whole genome shotgun sequence genome:
AGTGATCTGCTGAAAGGAAACTGTTtgagctttctcttttcttaggCTAGAAGAAGATGACGATGATTTGGAAGAGGAGCATGTGACTAAGGTGAGATGAGAAAAGTAAATAGTGCCACCTCCTAGAACAGTGTAGGAGTGAGCAGAATTATGGCTTCCTTGCACCCTTCCCAGAGTCATGCAGTACAGAAGGATTTAGGAACTAGCATCCAAGAACTGACAAGTTTGTTGATAATAGCAACCAGTTCTGCTGTGCTTACCTCCTTCTGGACTACACTGGCTGCCTAAGCAGCCCGCTCTGCTAACACTGCTGAATTTTTGCTGTGGCTTGCTGTAAAAGAACACtgcaagaaacacttttttattgCTCTCCAATGGTAAGTCTCTGCTATTACAGGGACCTTGGAAAATTGAATGgaaacaaaggcaaatgcaCAGGAGAAAGCAAATATGAGGCTGTTGGCCTCAACAGTTGTAAGGTGACACTCAGACATGTGCCTTCCCTTGTATTTTTGAAGGCTTGAGCCAGATTAACCTTGTTGAGGTGCTTGGCTGCCTCCTTGCAGAGCTGGTTGTAGGTAGGGTTTTGGCTTCCATGTTCTTGTCTTCCCTTTGTTCTTCCTCGTTGTAGATTTACTACTGCAGCCGCACTCACTCCCAGCTGTCTCAGTTTGTGCGTGAGGTGCAAAAAAGTCCTTTTGGCAAAGACACACGTCTGGTCTCCTTGGGATCCAGGCAGGTATGTGGTATTATTCACAAGGGACACAGAGTGCGTGTTGACTTAGTATGAGAGACTTTACAAAGAGGTGTGTGGATATGATGCCTCAGAAGGCATCTTGGGGATTGACTGAATCTCCCGTTGAAAAACTGAAGGAGTCATGGGTTGTGACACAGATCTGTGTGATGTACGTTTTTCTGTGAGCTGTGTTTTGGCCATTTACCCTTTGATGTAaatgcaaaaatctgttttacctCTTCTGATGTGGAATATTACAGATCACTGGGTCGCTGGGAAGGCACTCCTCTTAGTATTACTTCTGGCAGCATTTTTTAGAAGCTGTTAATGTAGCAGTGAGCCATCTCAGTGcaccttttctcattttttttctccttgctaaGTTTTTATGGGTTTCAAGCATATTTGTAGCAGTTAGTATGCACAATGTCTGACCGCTAAACTTTGCCATTTCAGAATCTGGCCTGTGAttgctttaaagaaatcttttattttacagcaaagGGTGCACAGGGGGCACTAGGTGCTTAATGACCCCCTACTGCTTCCTCTCTTTGCATGTCCAAGAACCTGTGTGTGAATGAGGAGGTGCGACGCTTGGGGGCTCTCCAGCTCATCAATGACCGCTGCATGGAGATGCAAAAGAACAAACATGGTAGGAGCACTCCCAGCCTAGGGAAACAATTGCTGATAAAGCTGGTATGAGAGTCTGCAGACCGTGTGCTCTGCCAATCAGTTCTAGCAAGAGAGTGGTAGGAGCTTGAAAATGGCAGGTTGGAGGAGCAGACCTAGAGATCCTTAgtacttttacttttcttgtcCTCCAGGCTAGGATGCTGAGATCTGTGTGTATTTTCCAAGTGCCTTAAGTTGGTCAGAACTTCTGCAGCGGAAGGATACTTGTCTTTGTAACTCAGTACTAGAAATGTTGGAAGATGTTACATGGCTAAATCTAACTGGCAAGAGTAGTGTCCACTGTGGAGATGGAAATGCTACTGCTGAATAATTTTTACATGATAGGTTAAAAATACACATGAGAAAGCCTGCTTTGAAATCCAGGAGGTTCTGCAAAATGGTTGTTTTAGGCTCAtagttttcttttgatttctgctGTTAGAGAAGAAGAGTGATGAAGAGactgaagggaagaagagacGTGTGAGTCGTGCCGTATGCCCATTTTATTCCTATGAGCAAATGCAGTTTCTCCGTGATGAAGTTCTAGTGGAAGTGAAGGATATTGAGCAGTTGGTGACTTTGGGGAGGGAGACCAAAGCCTGCCCATATTATGGGAGTCGATATGCCATTCCTGCTGCTCAGGTAAGGTGTACATGCTTTTCGCAGAATTAACGCCAGGGCCTGTAAGAATAAACCAATTGCCTGTTTGTACTGTTACTCAATATTGTGGGAGTTTGTAAACAGGTTGTGTTTCTGTCAGCTGTAGTTTgctgagaaagcaaaggaaaagaatactCATTTGTAGTTAATAGGGAGGCTGTGAGTATGTCTCAGCATTCTGAAATACTTGAAAGGCTCAATAACTGATGCAGTACTGACACATGGGTGTAATCTTAGCTCTTGCCACCACTCTCTTCCTTGCTTGGTTCTCTGTCAGAAGACGTGCTTTCAGTGCTTCAAAGGAGATTTGGAAGGTAACCTGAGCTGATATGCAGTTGTAGCGTAATCATTTCTCTTTAGCTTACATCCCAGTGCCCCTCTCAAGCACATGCTCGTGTCTCTCTTCCTACCTTTCCCATAATAAGAGTAAGTAACTTGACTGAATTCTGCGAGGCCATCTGGTACGGGCCTTTAGTGAGTGGTTGGGGAGTGCCCTAAGTTTGTAAGGATGAGAGCTAGAATCAGGGCAGTGTGtgcttctcctgcagctggTGGTGCTGCCCTATCAGATGCTCTTGCATGAGCCTACCAGGAGCGCTGCTGGGATCAAGCTGAAGGACCAGATTGTAATCATTGACGAGGCCcacaacctcatagacaccaTCACCTGTATCCATAGTGCGGAGGTCAGTGGCTCTCAGGTGAGTCATAGCCTGGCCCGTTAACCGTGAGTGAGCTCCGCATCCAGCAGAGCGCCCTTTCTTGACTCCTTCATAATAACAGCTCATTTTTTCGTTTGTGTAGCTGTGCTGTGCCCACTCCCAGCTGTTGCAGTACATGGAGCGATACAGGTGAGGATCTCGGTGGAAAATAGCACAACGGTGGCAGGCAGCATGGATGCTGTGGCTTGTCTCATGTCTGCAGGgtctttcttgcttttccccAGTGGAAAGTTATTTGCATTAGTACTTCTGCAGATGAAAAGCCACTCGCTTCATTATCTCTGTCTAGAATCCATCTAAGTCAGACCCTGGGGCTGGTATTAAGCAGTGAGAAGGGCAATACCCTGAGGATTCTGGCTTTCCCTTATACTCTCAGTTCCTTTCCCAATATCTCCCTCTAATCGCTCCTGCTTTGTGATGCAGAGTTTCAAAAGATTCATTCTTTCATGTCTCTCTTGAACCTTAGTCTTTCATGTGCTGACTGGCATTATGGCAGAGGCAGTAAGCTCTCAGGAGGAGGAAGCTATATGTGGTTTTTGGCTCTGGCCAAATCTTGCGTCTTGTCATCCCTGCAGTGGTTGATTATGCTAATAACTTTGAATTTGTGGCGTGTTATTGCAACAGGGACTTGAGACATCACTGCCATTCTAATAAACAAACTATAATTAATGTGTGAGGAGAAAGTCGATGGTAGGAACAGTGTGGGTGGGGTGTGTGGCTGAGTGCTCTGGGGTGACCTTGGGCAGGATATCCAAGGGTCTATGCCCTGTCACAAGTGGGGAGAGTGAGCTTGGGAGAAATCATTCTTGGTTCCTGTCTCCCCAAAATGAAGGGGAGTTCAGGCGCTTgtctctgcagctcagctgctgcaagTTAGTCCCTGAAGATTTTTTGGGGCCTAATACCTGTCTCATTTTTCACAGGAAACGTTTGAAAGCAAAGAACTTGATGTACATTAAGCAGATCCTGTATTTGCTGGAGCGTTTTGTGGCCATGCTGGGAGGTAAGCAAACCTATTCtatctccagggatgctgaTAGACTCTGAGCTAGTTGGTAGTTCCTCAGGGCactgttccccttccccttctgcaGAATCTGCGGGGAGGTGTTGTTCATGTATAGGTTCAGATGCCAGTAATTCTATTTCTCAGGCTGTTTTGTAACATGGGGATGTTGACTAGTGTCTGCCTGAACCCATCTATATTAGCTAAGGAGCAGCAGGTGATACTGTAAGTTGGTAGAGGCAgtttccctctctttctgtgTAGTTTTCTTATCTGATTTGAGTGGGGATGAGGTAGGGTGCTAAGTGGGGAATACAGCAGATGTGTGACAGTAACCAGGACTGCACAGGAGCTGCACAGAATAAATCTACTGGGTCATCTGGTGGCACGGCCTCTACCTGTGTCAGGCGTGCCTCTGCAGAATGAGTCTTCTTGAGCAGTGCctttcttttgtgaaaaaatactatttggctgtgatttttaaatccACTGTTGTTTGCAGGGCTCCTTTCCTCTAATGATCTCTTTGCGAGACCTCGGTGTACCTTGAGGAGAGCCTGTCATAAGTTCATAAAGAACTTCCTCCTTGCCCAGGGGAGATGCAGCTTTTTGGGGCAGGGGCCTGGTGATGCTCTCTGCCCTTCTCTCAAATGTATACTTCTCTTCCCACCCTGTTTCTGCCGCTCTTCTCTTCCCCACACTCAGTTAAGtgctttcattagaaaatgCAGCCTGTGTACAGCTTCATGATTGAGGCTGCAAAAGTGAGATGTGAGGTGGGTGTTAAACACTAGAACATAAAGCCCAGTGAGTGGCAGCAATTAGTCCTGTTCTGGCTGTCGGGGTCTGGGCGTGGAGCTGTCCTCAggttttcccctcttcccaaTTGCCTGCCAGCCTGTGCACCTCCCAGCTCTCCACTGCTGCATTGAGGAGGGGTGAGGGATGCATTGCGGTCCTTGTCCCTTCATCTTTGCAGCATTATGACTACATAGTGTGTGAGCACTTGTATGCACCCACCCtacctgctgcctcctgctacAGAAGGAATGTAGGTGGTGTTTCTTAGGATGCAGCAGAACACTTGTCCTACAATGTAGGGGTACCCTACAGGGGAAATTAAAACTGAGCAGGAGCTGATGTTTTGTCTGTATAGCTACATTTTGCAGATGTATAgttatttcttgttttttgtCCTGGTGCGGTGTCCCTTACAGCTCAGTTGTTAGTCTCTTGCTTAGTTTTAAGACAGACCCATTGCAAGCCTTCCTTGAATCAATTTCATGTTTTACAGGTAATGTGAACCAAAATCCTAGCTGTCAGGCAGTTTCCCAACCAGGTAAGACTAGAGTGAACACCTCGGGTAAGCAGCCATCAGTCAGGGACACAGGGGTGGGCAGTAAGGGGCTGCAGGCGCAGCAGCTAAtaatctttttctccttcccccctcccccgcctcTTTCAGGGACAGTGCTGAAATCCATCAATGACTTTCTATTTCAGAGCCAGATTGACAATATCAACCTCTTCAAGGTAATGCAAATGTTGTTGTCTGCTAGGGCACAGGTGGTTGTGACTTGTTCAAGGTTATCAGGAAGCGTGTATGAGAGCTGGAGGTAGAGCCAAGGCCCACATGGCAGAATCTGCTTTCTAGGAAATTCTCCCCAATGTATAgatctcttctgctgctgtctggATAACAGTGCATTAAAGCTGGATCTGGGGTAGAGGGAAGCAAGCAATTAAACATGTACGAGTGCAGAGGCTGTCTGTAGGCAAAGCTAAACTGTAAGGGTTGAGGGTGAAGAAACTATGCTACTCCAACAACCTAACCCATCCCTCGAACCTCCAAACACAGCACCTTAACACCATGTGTTTCCACTCTGGAAGCAATGCCTTTGTCATAAACTGTTGTCTGGGAGGCAACACTCATGAAGCACTGTGCACCCCTCCCCAAGAGCACAGCAAGAACAGCAAGTGATATCCCTGCTGGACAGGGATCAAGGGCAGCAGGACAGGAGAAGGGATGCTGAATGCCAGTtcagttttctgtcttcctccaaCAGGTTCAGCGTTACTGCGAGAAGAGCCTCATCAGTAGGAAGGTACTGCCCCTGTGACTTTATGGTCAGCAGCTTTCAAATGCTGTTTCACACATGGAGTTTGAAGTGGAAGATGCagcagctggggtgggagccTGTGTTCTCCACCCTGCTCTGCAAACAAAGTGGTACCTGCAAAAAGCACTGTATGGCCAGGTTACCTTTTGCTTATACGGCAAAGAAGCAAACAACATGGTGTACCACAGTATTCCAGTGGGTGCTAATTCTGTGCTGCTTGGCCTCAAACTAACCAGCCTGGTAGgctgtgctgcactggaggAACAAACATCAGggtcttgttttggttttgattcagTGAGTGAAGGGAAGTAATGAGAGCTCTGGGCTGATAGATTCTGATTGGGCTGGTTTGCGAACACTTACCAAGGAATTTTATCTGTGGCAGGCCAGCAAACCTGTTTTTATCTTGTCTGATTCCTGCTGTTGGTAGTCTTACTCTTACTGGCTTTTGCTTGGCAGCTTTTTGGGTTTGTGGAGCGATATGGAAGCCCTGCCACAGCTGTGAAGACCAACAAGGAGAACCAGAAGTTGGCTGGTTTGCAGAACTTTCTTCTGACCCTCCAGCAGGGGTCTGATAAAGAGGGTGAGTTCAGACATGCTCCACTTGTGCATCTGCGGACAACGGGAGGAAGTGGAACCTGCATCGATCTGCATGaggaaaggggggagggagaTTTGAAGAGTGATAGACTGCAGAAGctgtcctgggcagcctgtcctgTGCAggtgttttttaatatatatatgacTAGGTGACCTAGGCAACTATATGTATGGTTAGAAGatctcctgaggtcccttccaagctgaACAGTGCGATTCCATGTTTACACTGCATGTGCTCAAGCTTTGCCCTGCTGTGACCTGCTGGCTCTGGAACCTGAGCTACCATGGGTAGCTCTGTTTAGTGGTGCCAGCTACAAAAGCCAGATCTTTCttcacccaccccaccccacccccccccccccagcaatgAGACAGAATTTGGGTTCTTCCCTTTATTGGGTCTTTGTTCTCTGCCTGCATATGTAGACCAGGTATCATGTTCCTGTAGAAAGGACCCATCTACATTTTGTGCTTAGCCCCTGTCTTCAGAAATGTGGCCTAAGTTGCCtacctctccttttctcttctggcCAGCCGGTGCTCTGCAGGGCCCTCCTGTGGAGGCTGAGGATGACCAGCTCCGAACTGCCTCTCCACTGATGCAGATTGAAGGATTTCTCTCAGCCCTCACGAATGCAAACCAAGATGGCCGAGTCATTCTCAACAGGCAAGGTACTGGAAAGAGCAAGCTGGGGAGAGGTGGCACGAGTCGCAAGCAGGGCACTGGCAGCGAGGGAGGAGATCCCGAGCCTGGGGagagcctgcagccctgccggAACATATCTGTGCTGTCCATGATGTGGGCTGGCAGGCTTGGTCTGTGTGAGGACTCTCATGAACCCAAAGGAATTCTTAACTAAGGGCATTCGGGCCAGGGtttgcagagctctgcttcCACTTTGGATGTCGATTTTTGTCTTGCGATTTATCACACCTCATCCCCGGCTCCAGGAAGATTAGGAAGTGGCAGGTAACTTCCAGGTTGGCGttacctgctgctgcccctaGCAGTGTTGAATAGCAGCAAGTCCTTGTTTGGAGAGGCGGGGACCTGCCAGAGTGCCCAGGACAGGAGGGAGAATCTTTTGTATCCCTCCCTGAGTGTGTGCCACAGCTAGTTCCTGATGTTGTCTCTCTCATTTTCCCAGGCACAGTTGGTCAGAGCAACCTCAAATTCCTCTTGCTGAATCCAGCTGTCCACTTTGCCAAGGTGGTGGAAGAATGCCGTGCTGTAATCATTGCTGGGGGCACCATGCAGCCGGTGAGGGAATAAGGATGCCATGCTGGGCTCTTCGGAGGTCTCTGGTGCTGTCTGCAAGCGGGCATGGAAAGACAGCAGCTTGGCATCACTGGGAGGTGCTTCTCGTCTCACTTCCCATGGCGTGTGTGGGGAAAAGACCTTACCTGCCTACCCTTTTATCTCCCTGGTGTGGTTTCCCTGCGTGAGGCATCACACTGCCTGTTTATGCAAAAAGTCGTAGGTGTAAGGTCAGGATTGCCCTTGTCAGCCTTGCTTGTCCTCAAGACGATACAGGCTGAGGCTTTGCTTACGGTAGGTTGGAACTAGCATGGGTAGTGGTCAGAGGACCTTCTAAAACCTTCTGACCTTCTAAAGGGACAGGGATCCCACAGGGACCATCCCATAGCGgatctttcagaaaaatcaagactTCAGTCTTGGTATAGCGGCAGGCAGCTTATCATCCTCCCATTGCTTTAGTGCCTAAGAGACAGTGTGTTTGTGTTGTACAGCTGCAGCGGAGTGTGTCAGATATCCCAGTTAGTTACGTTACGTCCTGTTCCTGGACACGAACGTcctgaaatttcctttttgccCTTGCGGTGacaaaggagggaaggaggctgTGAAGTGCAGGACCTCCTTTGGAAGGCCACCATTCCAACTTTGAACCTTTCAGACTGCAACTTGGAGAGAGGATGTAGTTGCAGTCCAAGCTGCGCTCTGTGCAGCACTTGGGAGTCCTGGTAATGGGTTTTTGGGCCTGGGGAAGCCTGAATGTGGGGCTGGGTGGTTCCGGGCAGTGGACCTGGGCTACTGCAAGGCTCAGGACCACAGACACTGACAAGGGGGTCGTCGTGTGTCATCCCCCACcccttgaacgcttccagggatggtgactccaccacctctctgggcagcctgttccaatgcttgactaccctttccgtgaagaaatttttcctaatttccaacctaaacctcccctggcacagcttgagcccatttcctctcgtcctatcgctaactacatgggagaagagaccaacacccacctcgctacaacctcctttcaggtagttgtagagagcgataaggtctcccctcagcctcctcttctccaggctaaacaaccccagttccctcagccgttcgTCattaagacttgtgctccagacccttcaccagctttgttgcccttctctgaacacgctccagcatgggtagatgtggcacttggggacatggtttagtctagtctacccttgattggtttagtgtggacttggtagtgtaggttaatggttggactggatgatcttaaaggtcttttccaacctagacgattctatgattccgtGATTCACGCTGCCTGTTCGCTCGGGCCGGCTGGAagggcggccccgggcgctcgggggggcggccgggggcccCGGGCCAGCGCTGCCGGGGaccgggccgggctgggccgccGGCAGGGGCCGCTGCCGCTCCTCgcccggcggaggcggcggggccgggggccggcgggcgggcagccgcGGTGGCTGAGCTGTCCTCTCGGCAGCGGCGTCAGGCAGCGGCTGGCCCTGCGGGATGTGTGCAGGCCCTTTCCTCTTCTGCGTGCCCTGGGCTCCAACAcgaccccagccctgccttgtGCGCTCAGCGTCCCCACGCCCTCGGTTCTCTCATCGGGGAGGGGGCCTGCCTCCCCCGGGCCAGCAGCCCACCGGGCTGAGCTGACCGGCTTTCCCTGGACACTGGTGCTCAAGGAGCGGTACCAGTGTTGCTGATGTAGTGTCTTTTAGGACCCTGTGCTTTACCTCTCTCTGGCTTGTGGTTCATAGGTGGCTGACTTCCGAGAGCAGCTGCTGTCCTGTGCTGGTGTGGACCCTGCACGTGTCGTGGAGTTCTCTTGCGGTGAGTGTGCCgggtggcagggaggggtgATAATTTGCCTCTGCGGGACCTGAGTGTTGCAGTTTGCCTTTGGTGCTGTTTTGTCAGCACTCTAAGCAACATGGCATCTTTCATGGCAGCAGAGGGGTGCTAGGTCCCTTCTGCTCTGAGCTTCCCCAGTATCAGCAGGCAGCGTGCTGTGCCTTCTTCCCAGGGGCTCAGGGAATGTAAGTCAGAGCAGCTGAGTGGCTTAGGCAAATGTGTTCCTCACTGCACGCAGGTAAAGCTGTTCAGCTAGTGGGGTTTGTGCACACAGCAGTGATGTTGAGTCTCGCTACTTGTTTTTATCTCCAGG
Encoded here:
- the DDX11 gene encoding ATP-dependent DNA helicase DDX11 isoform X5, translated to MAALYSALEAGRVGIFESPTGTGKSLSLICGALSWLRDFEEKKQQEEARLLALEDSRWEEKKRLASAEPGRPESKDSAGEPDWVTAFVQKKEERDMVDRLKRSEEDETKRLLQLSKEVLSEGAGVDALEQLDHNEEELILAEYESDEEKKMVSGLEEDDDDLEEEHVTKIYYCSRTHSQLSQFVREVQKSPFGKDTRLVSLGSRQNLCVNEEVRRLGALQLINDRCMEMQKNKHGRKKKSDEETEGKKRRVSRAVCPFYSYEQMQFLRDEVLVEVKDIEQLVTLGRETKACPYYGSRYAIPAAQLVVLPYQMLLHEPTRSAAGIKLKDQIVIIDEAHNLIDTITCIHSAEVSGSQLCCAHSQLLQYMERYRKRLKAKNLMYIKQILYLLERFVAMLGGNVNQNPSCQAVSQPGTVLKSINDFLFQSQIDNINLFKVQRYCEKSLISRKLFGFVERYGSPATAVKTNKENQKLAGLQNFLLTLQQGSDKEAGALQGPPVEAEDDQLRTASPLMQIEGFLSALTNANQDGRVILNRQGTVGQSNLKFLLLNPAVHFAKVVEECRAVIIAGGTMQPVADFREQLLSCAGVDPARVVEFSCGHVIPPENILPIILCSGPSNQQLEFTYQTRDLPQMMDETGRILCNLCNVVPGGVVCFFPSYEYEKQVYAHWEKTGLLTRLATKKKIFQEPKKANQVEQVLVEYAKCIKRCSQAGGQMTGALLLSVVGGKMSEGINFSDDLGRCVIMVGMPYPNIKSPELQEKMTWLDKTMPRAAGQAPSRVLIENLCMKAVNQSIGRAIRHQKDFASILLLDHRYARPAIFNKLPQWIRERTQVKPAFGSAFAELRKVRTCILRTATKTASYCTHPYFSQTFTLV
- the DDX11 gene encoding ATP-dependent DNA helicase DDX11 isoform X6: MAALYSALEAGRVGIFESPTGTGKSLSLICGALSWLRDFEEKKQQEEARLLALEDSRWEEKKRLASAEPGRPESKDSAGEPDWVTAFVQKKEERDMVDRLKEEKRSEEDETKRLLQLSKEVLSEGAGVDALEQLDHNEEELILAEYESDEEKKMVSGLEEDDDDLEEEHVTKIYYCSRTHSQLSQFVREVQKSPFGKDTRLVSLGSRQNLCVNEEVRRLGALQLINDRCMEMQKNKHEKKSDEETEGKKRRVSRAVCPFYSYEQMQFLRDEVLVEVKDIEQLVTLGRETKACPYYGSRYAIPAAQLVVLPYQMLLHEPTRSAAGIKLKDQIVIIDEAHNLIDTITCIHSAEVSGSQLCCAHSQLLQYMERYRKRLKAKNLMYIKQILYLLERFVAMLGGNVNQNPSCQAVSQPGTVLKSINDFLFQSQIDNINLFKVQRYCEKSLISRKLFGFVERYGSPATAVKTNKENQKLAGLQNFLLTLQQGSDKEAGALQGPPVEAEDDQLRTASPLMQIEGFLSALTNANQDGRVILNRQGTVGQSNLKFLLLNPAVHFAKVVEECRAVIIAGGTMQPVADFREQLLSCAGVDPARVVEFSCGHVIPPENILPIILCSGPSNQQLEFTYQTRDLPQMMDETGRILCNLCNVVPGGVVCFFPSYEYEKQVYAHWEKTGLLTRLATKKKIFQEPKKANQVEQVLVEYAKCIKRCSQAGGQMTGALLLSVVGGKMSEGINFSDDLGRCVIMVGMPYPNIKSPELQEKMTWLDKTMPRAAGQAPSRVLIENLCMKAVNQSIGRAIRHQKDFASILLLDHRYARPAIFNKLPQWIRERTQVKPAFGSAFAELRKVRTCILRTATKTASYCTHPYFSQTFTLV
- the DDX11 gene encoding ATP-dependent DNA helicase DDX11 isoform X7; translation: MAALYSALEAGRVGIFESPTGTGKSLSLICGALSWLRDFEEKKQQEEARLLALEDSRWEEKKRLASAEPGRPESKDSAGEPDWVTAFVQKKEERDMVDRLKEEQIRRKKREDRLEKIRHNVQLKYAAKRKRSEEDETKRLLQLSKEVLSEGAGVDALEQLDHNEEELILAEYESDEEKKMVSGLEEDDDDLEEEHVTKIYYCSRTHSQLSQFVREVQKSPFGKDTRLVSLGSRQNLCVNEEVRRLGALQLINDRCMEMQKNKHGRKKKSDEETEGKKRRVSRAVCPFYSYEQMQFLRDEVLVEVKDIEQLVTLGRETKACPYYGSRYAIPAAQLVVLPYQMLLHEPTRSAAGIKLKDQIVIIDEAHNLIDTITCIHSAEVSGSQLCCAHSQLLQYMERYRKRLKAKNLMYIKQILYLLERFVAMLGGNVNQNPSCQAVSQPGTVLKSINDFLFQSQIDNINLFKVQRYCEKSLISRKLFGFVERYGSPATAVKTNKENQKLAGLQNFLLTLQQGSDKEAGALQGPPVEAEDDQLRTASPLMQIEGFLSALTNANQDGRVILNRQGTVGQSNLKFLLLNPAVHFAKVVEECRAVIIAGGTMQPVADFREQLLSCAGVDPARVVEFSCGHVIPPENILPIILCSGPSNQQLEFTYQTRDLPQMIFQEPKKANQVEQVLVEYAKCIKRCSQAGGQMTGALLLSVVGGKMSEGINFSDDLGRCVIMVGMPYPNIKSPELQEKMTWLDKTMPRAAGQAPSRVLIENLCMKAVNQSIGRAIRHQKDFASILLLDHRYARPAIFNKLPQWIRERTQVKPAFGSAFAELRKVRTCILRTATKTASYCTHPYFSQTFTLV
- the DDX11 gene encoding ATP-dependent DNA helicase DDX11 isoform X4; this translates as MAALYSALEAGRVGIFESPTGTGKSLSLICGALSWLRDFEEKKQQEEARLLALEDSRWEEKKRLASAEPGRPESKDSAGEPDWVTAFVQKKEERDMVDRLKEEQIRRKKREDRLEKIRHNVQLKYAAKRKRSEEDETKRLLQLSKEVLSEGAGVDALEQLDHNEEELILAEYESDEEKKMVSGLEEDDDDLEEEHVTKIYYCSRTHSQLSQFVREVQKSPFGKDTRLVSLGSRQNLCVNEEVRRLGALQLINDRCMEMQKNKHEKKSDEETEGKKRRVSRAVCPFYSYEQMQFLRDEVLVEVKDIEQLVTLGRETKACPYYGSRYAIPAAQLVVLPYQMLLHEPTRSAAGIKLKDQIVIIDEAHNLIDTITCIHSAEVSGSQLCCAHSQLLQYMERYRKRLKAKNLMYIKQILYLLERFVAMLGGNVNQNPSCQAVSQPGTVLKSINDFLFQSQIDNINLFKVQRYCEKSLISRKLFGFVERYGSPATAVKTNKENQKLAGLQNFLLTLQQGSDKEAGALQGPPVEAEDDQLRTASPLMQIEGFLSALTNANQDGRVILNRQGTVGQSNLKFLLLNPAVHFAKVVEECRAVIIAGGTMQPVADFREQLLSCAGVDPARVVEFSCGHVIPPENILPIILCSGPSNQQLEFTYQTRDLPQMMDETGRILCNLCNVVPGGVVCFFPSYEYEKQVYAHWEKTGLLTRLATKKKIFQEPKKANQVEQVLVEYAKCIKRCSQAGGQMTGALLLSVVGGKMSEGINFSDDLGRCVIMVGMPYPNIKSPELQEKMTWLDKTMPRAAGQAPSRVLIENLCMKAVNQSIGRAIRHQKDFASILLLDHRYARPAIFNKLPQWIRERTQVKPAFGSAFAELRKFHRGKSDAL